In one window of Mytilus trossulus isolate FHL-02 chromosome 7, PNRI_Mtr1.1.1.hap1, whole genome shotgun sequence DNA:
- the LOC134727155 gene encoding acetylcholinesterase-like has protein sequence MLRVFEIVVIAILFDTLNCQIPVTVNTPSGVVMGKEIPFNGAKIYRFYGVPYAEQPERFKKPQKMSNKWNSTLNAMNPGKLCMQAISDQLKQQLQNSELTEDCLYVDIYVPRSLSEHNKKPVVIMIPGDFRTAQTSVYTFFKYLGLYSDAIFVYVSFRVDIFGFLSTGDNVIPGNFGLWDQQMAIEWVNENIHAFGGDPFRITLTGLKIGALFVGLQVAHSLNKDKIHRIIVHSGFPDSKEAIVTDAEEFAQKLAKHSCQATSSGDFNFTSQQIYDCLVRKPATELLDAVNSIYPTSKSLRFAVGPVIDNDFISETANFNAILPVDVLSLCVSAEGMIKFTTFVSEIENEYNINVNEGVPKDVLCNKIVTHIVSLFFENRQDLKDLICNFYTKSDSVEQSRDAVRLIGDILYYSPIINMLKIHDLTNTENSRFLGLFSAVNPVDNLAQSVWNMVPSPGTTTIYLSLKDINIDYGFSFKAEETNLGDTFMKYWSNFVVYGNPNPCPADESLKIWPVYDIRNQYYMHFSSNFSIHKEHSLYKDRMQFWMETVPDFLGIPRTNLTSTSERMPITSTHCPQQISTVSDMTIKKIATRETSETITETITETSTESLNNHMNILKSDLRVLLTIPFILIVNYV, from the exons atgTTACGTGTTTTTGAGATAGTAGTTATTGCTATTCTTTTTGACACACTGAATTGTCAAATTCCAGTAACTGTTAACACGCCATCTGGTGTAGTAATGGGTAAGGAAATACCATTCAATGGAGCGAAAATCTATCGATTTTATGGAGTTCCGTATGCAGAGCAGCCTGAAAGGTTCAAGAAACCACAAAAAATGTCTAATAAATGGAACTCTACATTGAATGCAATGAACCCAGGAAAACTATGTATGCAGGCTATTTCTGACCAATTGAAACAACAGCTTCAAAACTCAGAACTCACCGAGGACTGTCTATACGTTGATATTTATGTCCCAAGATCTTTATCAGAACACAACAAAAAGCCCGTTGTCATAATGATACCAGGAGATTTTCGAACCGCACAAACATcagtttatacattttttaaatacttaggGTTATACAGCGATGCTATATTTGTGTATGTTTCTTTCAGAGTtgatatatttggttttttgTCGACAGGAGATAACGTCATTCCTGGGAATTTTGGTCTGTGGGATCAACAAATGGCTATAGAATGGGTCAATGAAAACATCCATGCTTTTGGTGGTGACCCTTTCCGAATTACATTGACTGGTCTAAAAATCGGTGCTTTATTTGTCGGGTTACAGGTAGCACATTCTTTAAACAAGGACAAAATCCATCGTATTATAGTACATTCAGGTTTCCCGGATTCAAAGGAAGCTATTGTTACAGATGCAGAAGAATTTGCTCAAAAGCTAGCAAAACACTCTTGTCAAGCTACGTCGTCTGGAGATTTTAATTTTACGTCACAACAAATTTACGATTGTCTTGTAAGAAAACCAGCTACAGAACTTCTAGATGCAGTAAATAGCATCTATCCAACATCGAAATCATTGAGATTTGCTGTGGGTCCTGTTATTGATAACGATTTCATTTCagaaacagcaaattttaacgCCATTCTCCCCGTGGATGTTTTAAGTCTGTGTGTTTCAGCCGAAGGAATGATAAAGTTCACGACCTTTGTctctgaaattgaaaatgaatacaACATAAATGTCAACGAAGGTGTCCCAAAAGATGTGCTTTGTAACAAAATAGTTACACATATTGTTAGtctattttttgaaaatagacAAGACCTTAAAGACctaatttgcaatttttatacaaaaagtgATTCCGTGGAACAGAGCAGGGATGCTGTTAGGCTGATCGGGGATATCTTGTATTATTCGCCTATCATAAATATGCTGAAAATCCATGACTTGACAAATACTGAAAACAGCAGATTTTTAGGATTGTTTTCAGCTGTCAACCCTGTGGACAATCTTGCTCAAAGTGTGTGGAACATGGTACCCTCGCCGGGTACAACgactatatatttatcattgaaAGATATCAACATAGACTATGGATTCTCCTTCAAGGCAGAAGAAACAAATCTGGGAGATACATTCATGAAGTACTGGAgtaattttgttgtttatgG AAACCCTAATCCTTGTCCTGCAGACGAGTCCTTGAAAATCTGGCCTGTATATGATATCAGAAACCAGTACTATATGCATTTTAGTAGCAACTTCAGTATACACAAAGAGCATAGTTTGTATAAAGACCGCATGCAGTTTTGGATGGAGACTGTTCCAGATTTTCTTGGCATCCCTCGTACAAATTTGACATCAACGTCAGAACGGATGCCAATTACTTCCACCCATTGCCCTCAACAAATTAGCACTGTGTCAGACATGACCATCAAGAAGATAGCAACAAGAGAAACAAGTGAAACCATCACCGAAACCATAACTGAAACCAGCACAGAAAGCCTTAACAATCACATGAACATTTTAAAGTCTGACCTTCGTGTACTATTAACCATTCCTTTTATCCTTATTGTTAATTACGTCTAA
- the LOC134725343 gene encoding cocaine esterase-like: MFFRVVFLVVLYPMLSKSQSSMNTVVATTTTGSVEGVSTSINNMFLQSFYGIPYAEPPERFKKPTPVKSWVGTKDCTQPGGKICSQAIVPELAGFLPSTDVSEDCLLLDVFVPVSNTKIITKKAVVIWFAGDNFEFGQRGLQPTSDLVLYGDVINVVVAFRLGVFGFLSTGDSFIPGNFGLWDQKMAIEWIKANINAFGGDSDQITLAGFGAGAVSATLQAHHKLNDGNFQRLLIYSDVSHLYGNVVGENFDFIMSIARALTRALCPSNSKFRLQSKEIYDCLTSKTEAELISETKTAVDTANGFSKLKLEFDFRPVFDNDFIKDLYFTEILPVDLLTTVSENEHALKVYEQLIPYQTQYNFDITKNIPKSVLCDVVVPTIAESHLPPENKQQMINNICNRYTSSDVTEQSRNVLRLIGDFYNYVPISELMYDHTDYNLGENNYLCLWSQKSPLDDILTSLTWMDGTVQNDALVYLLAIKSYQTIDPAAISQELIAFAESTIQMYSNFIKTGNPNSNAQIWPPYTADDEEYIQMKLQPTTGSFLFEDRVYYWLNEEYLYLSPVPTDSIEQPLQTLQPVKTTVLSKKTTAKTATTTPTSTPSKQLSKTTKQPLVLPKLDVATIAPDPVNASVTIRFSLVKGILLIIQIVLLYKS; encoded by the exons ATGTTTTTTCGAGTTGTGTTTTTGGTTGTGTTGTATCCTATGTTGTCTAAAAGTCAATCAAGCATGAATACTGTGGTTGCTACAACAACAACGGGGAGTGTAGAAGGAGTGTCCACGTCTATAAATAACATGTTTCTTCAAAGTTTCTATGGAATTCCTTATGCTGAACCCCCAGAAAGATTCAAGAAACCAACACCAGTAAAATCTTGGGTAGGCACAAAAGACTGCACACAACCAGGAGGAAAAATATGCAGCCAAGCTATAGTTCCAGAGTTAGCAGGCTTTCTTCCAAGTACAGATGTCAGTGAAGACTGTCTTTTACTAGATGTATTCGTTCCggtatcaaatacaaaaattatcacCAAAAAAGCAGTAGTTATATGGTTTGCAGGAGACAACTTCGAGTTTGGCCAGAGAGGACTTCAACCAACGTCAGATTTAGTTTTGTACGGTGACGTGATTAACGTAGTTGTAGCGTTTCGATTAGGTGTTTTTGGATTCCTTTCAACTGGTGATTCTTTTATTCCTGGAAATTTTGGATTATGGGATCAGAAAATGGCAATAGAATGGATAAAAGCAAATATAAATGCCTTTGGAGGCGATTCTGATCAAATCACACTTGCAGGATTCGGTGCCGGTGCAGTATCTGCCACTCTACAAGCACATCATAAATTAAATGACGGAAATTTTCAAAGACTTTTGATTTATTCCGATGTTTCTCATTTGTATGGAAATGTCGTTGGGGAAAACTTTGACTTCATAATGTCAATTGCGAGAGCTTTAACAAGAGCTTTATGTCCAAGCAATTCAAAATTTAGGTTGCAATCTAAGGAAATTTATGACTGTTTAACTTCTAAAACTGAAGCAGAATTAATAAGTGAGACAAAAACAGCAGTGGATACCGCGAATGGGTTTTCTAAATTGAAACTTGAATTTGATTTTCGACCAGTTTTTGATAACGATTTTATTAAAGATCTTTACTTTACAGAGATCCTACCCGTTGATCTATTGACAACAGTATCTGAAAACGAACATGCACTTAAGGTTTACGAACAGCTAATTCCTTATCAAACACAATACAATTTTGACATAACAAAGAACATTCCGAAATCCGTTCTTTGCGATGTTGTTGTCCCAACCATTGCTGAGTCTCATTTGCCACCAGAAAATAAACAGCAGATGATAAATAACATATGCAATCGATACACCTCAAGTGACGTCACAGAACAAAGCCGTAATGTTTTAAGATTAATTGgagatttttataattatgtaccAATTTCGGAGCTGATGTACGATCATACCGACTATAATCTCGGTGAAAATAATTATCTTTGCCTTTGGTCTCAAAAATCGCCACTGGATGATATACTCACAAGTTTGACCTGGATGGACGGAACTGTCCAAAATGACGCACTTGTATATTTACTAGCAATTAAATCTTATCAAACGATTGATCCAGCTGCTATTTCACAAGAACTTATAGCATTTGCAGAATCCACTATACAAATGTACAGTAACTTCATCAAAACAGG AAACCCAAATTCTAACGCACAAATATGGCCACCATACACTGCAGACGATGAAGAATATATCCAAATGAAGCTACAGCCAACCACAGGTTCTTTTCTATTCGAGGACAGGGTGTATTACTGGCTTAATGAAGAATATCTTTATCTTTCACCGGTACCAACCGACTCAATAGAACAACCACTACAAACATTACAACCAGTAAAAACGACAGTACtatctaaaaaaacaacagcaaaaacAGCGACAACAACACCAACATCAACACCATCAAAACAACTATCAAAAACTACAAAACAACCACTTGTTCTTCCAAAATTAGATGTAGCAACCATCGCACCGGACCCTGTGAATGCATCTGTTACAATTAGATTCAGTCTGGTAAAGGGTATTCTGTTAATAATCCAGATTGTTCtattatataaatcctga
- the LOC134725346 gene encoding testis-specific serine/threonine-protein kinase 2-like, with product MAKWDLSVTRLNNVLALKEKNGGWKPDKTNLNILETKGFIIGKTIGEGKYSKIKKAFCTRTKETIAIKIIHKSRLHPGDCQKFIPRELEILRTLQHPGLLDVLQLFECDRMFYITMEYAPNGDLTTFINKLGCLGEADARRLFKQLLDIVAYLHENKICHRDIKCDNILLDRCFNVKLADFGFARTMPSDTLLETNCGSYVYTAPEVMDGNNYDGVTADIWSMGICLYSMLCGRLPYRDEDIDILRCCMSEKLQFFKYVSKDGRNLIKQMLNIEPGQRPPISSIYKHRWMCKPLKGTGDSSVSAMAMKAVTENHVEIDPSAEHGFNCDQHRNKVRLSRVKDVLSAVAAVHGTGTSSVDLTKIPQIPVDSAAAFTGVAGPIGKKLSEQLVTITEGSALDTTPKQRPTIGGKKFSYAVKTLNKFKNAAKVVTAMNRFRRGPLNSILKMPQEKALHIIVEKHMENTENDKKLLHSCLGGKVAKLCLQQKQEKYEIQMRPVREQIEKVKEETEKKDLLFSTVGHLIPDDAASSNNK from the exons ATGGCGAAATGGGACTTATCAGTAACGAGACTTAACAATGTACTGGCGTTAAAGGAGAAAAATGGCGGATGGAAACCAGATAAAACTAACTTAAACATACTGGAAACGAAAGGGTTTATCATAGGGAAAACTATTGGCGAGGGAAAGtattcaaaaataaagaaagcatTTTGCACCCGTACGAAAGAGACAATTGCAATCAAAATTATCCACAAGTCCCGATTGCACCCAGGAGATTGTCAGAAGTTCATCCCAAGAGAATTAGAAATTTTGAGAACACTGCAGCACCCTGGATTG TTGGATGTCTTGCAATTGTTTGAATGTGACCGAATGTTTTACATCACTATGGAATACGCACCCAATGGAGACTTAACCACTTTCATAAATAAACTTGGTTGTTTAGGGGAAGCAGATGCACGACGTTTGTTCAAGCAACTACTGGATATTGTTGCTTATCTCCATGAGAATAAAATTTGTCATCGTGACATTAAATGTGACAATATTCTGTTAGATAGATGTTTTAATGTTAAGTTGGCAG atTTCGGTTTTGCTAGAACTATGCCAAGCGACACGTTGCTGGAAACCAATTGTGGTTCTTATGTTTATACTGCACCGGAAGTCATGGATGGCAATAACTATGATGGAGTCACAGCAGACATATGGAGCATGg GAATATGTTTGTACTCTATGCTATGTGGTAGATTACCGTATCGGGACGAAGATATCGATATCCTCAGGTGTTGCATGTCAGAAAAGTTACAGTTCTTCAAATATGTTTCCAAAG aTGGTCGGAATTTGATAAAGCAGATGTTGAACATCGAACCTGGACAACGTCCACCAATATCCTCCATATACAAACACAGATGGATGTGTAAACCTCTCAAAGGAACAGGAGATTCGTCTGTGTCAGCTATGGCTATGAAGGCTG ttACTGAAAACCATGTGGAAATTGATCCGTCTGCTGAACATGGGTTCAACTGTGACCAACATAGAAATAAAGTTAGATTGTCACGTGTTAAAGATGTTTTATCAGCTGTTGCAGCGGTTCACGG CACTGGTACTAGTTCAGTTGACCTAACTAAGATTCCACAGATACCAGTTGATTCAGCAGCAGCATTTACAGGAGTCGCTGGGCCTATTGGCAAAAAGCTTAGTGAGCAATTAGTGACAATTACTGAAG GTTCAGCTCTTGACACAACACCAAAACAAAGACCTACTATTGGCGGCAAAAAATTCAGCTATGCCGTCAAAACATTGAACAAATTCAAGAATGCTGCAAAAGTGGTCACCGCTATGAACCGGTTCCGGCGTGGTCCATTGAATTCTATTTTAAAGATGCCACAGGAAAAAGCATTGCACATAATAGTAGAAAAACATATGGAAAACACCGAGAACGACAAGAAATTACTACACTCTTGTCTCGGTGGTAAAGTGGCTAAACTGTGTCTTCAGCAGAAAcaggaaaaatatgaaattcaaatGAGACCAGTAAGAGAACAAATTGAAAAGGTGAAAGAAGAAACGGAGAAAAAAGATT